The genomic interval TAATGAACATGGTAAACAGGCAGCCCACCGTCCCCAGCAGCGGTACAAATTTGGGAATCCGGAAGGTCGGACGAAAGCTAATCATATCCATCCGCTGTTCGATAAACACGACCATGTTTATCATCATGTAGGTAATTAAGAAAAACATGGTGATGAGCGGGGCAATGGTATTTAAATCCCGAAGAAGAAGGGTAGCCAGTACCAGTCCGCCAGTTAATAGAATAGCATTACGCGGCTCGCCGTTTTCGGCCAGCTTCGCAAACATATCGCCCCCGGGAAAAATCTTGTGTTCGCCCAAAGCCTGCAGAATTCGGGGTGCACCTACGATCGAAGCCAGCGCCGACGAGAAAGTCGCGCCCAACAGTCCGCCCAGCACTGCCGGTGCCCAGAGTGCATAATCGATCATCACATTGTAGTTGCTCACCAGCTCATCAACCGGAGCTACCCGGGCCATCCAGTATCCACTAGCCATGTAAATCACATAGCTGATGGCTATGGCCGACAGTGTACCCAGGGGTATAGATTTCTTGGGATTTTTGAGCTCTCCCGACATGTTGGCGCCCGCCATAATACCTGTTGCCGCCGGAAACAAAACCGCAAAAACCACCCAAAAGCTAACGCCCTGGAAATCGTTTTCTGCAGCCCCCGGATAACTGCCCCACCATTGGATACTATGCTCCATGGCCCCGGTGAAGACGGTAGCTCCTACTGAAATGAGAGCACCAACTATCACGGCTAGGATAATATATTGAATGCGAAATGCCAGTTTAGCACTCAGAAAAGCCACAAGAAATAAGACGGCAAAAACCGCAATATCTACCACAATGGCATAATGATCAGGGAAGATATAGAGCCAGCCTTCCCTGAAACCAAAGATGTACATGGTAATGGCAAAGGTCTGCGCAAGGTAGAGCGGCACCCCTACACTGCCGCCCACTTCGAGCCCCAGTGATTGGGAAATAATGGAGTAAGCGCCCCCGGCTTCGATACGGATATTGGTGGTAATACATGACATGGAGAGTGCGGTAAAGGAAACAATCACAAAGGCTAGTGTAATAATCATCCAGCCACCCAACAGGCCTGCATTACCGATCACCCAACCCTGACGTAAGAAAAGAATTACGCCTAAAATGGTAAGTAATGTGGGAACAAACACGCCACCGAACGTCCCGTACTTCTGTTGTTCGGTGGATTCTCTCTCATCTACTTTCTGCTGTAGCGTTGATCCTTCTTCCTGTTGATTACTCATACTCAAAAATGAAAAATATTATAACGGTGCTGTTTGATATCATCTTTCAATTTCTATAGAAGATTATTCCACTATAATAATTTTTGATCAATATAGATATCAGTATGAAAATAACTATGTCGGCTTATCCCGCAACAATCCCACCAGCCCGCCGATGGTAGCAGCCCCACCGCCCACCAACATCCAAATAGCCTTGTCAGATCCCGAGCCGCCGAACAGCTGATTTACTTCGGAACCGAAGGATTGATATTCCTGGTACCCAAAGTACAGCAACAGAATACCGCCAACGAGAAGTGCCACAGAAATAACTTTTTTCATAATCAATGGAATTTGATTTATAAGTTATTGATAGCTACTGATTCTAGCTACAAACGTCAAGTTTGAGAATTGGTAATTTAGAACTGTGAATTACCAATTAGTCGAAATTGTCTTCATACAGTTCTTTCTCACTGAAAAGAAACAACAAAAAATCCGGGAGATAAACTCAGTACAATGATTTAAGATGAGACGAATTTTAAAATATATTTTCCTTATTAACTCCCCACACAATATCCTTATATTAACCGTTTATTTGAGTATCTCTCAATACTAATTGACAATTCTAAATTCCTAATATCAGTCTCGTGAGCGGTCAAAAAATTATTTTTTCGATGGAAGGGGTCAGCAAAGTCTATAAGCCTAATAACAAAGTGCTGGACGATATCTACCTCTCCTTTTTCTATGGAGCTAAAATTGGCGTCATCGGTAATAACGGATCCGGTAAAAGTACACTTCTGGACATTATCGCTGGCAAAGAAGATAATTACATGGGCAAAGTTTCTCGCAATAAAGGTATTTCCTTTGGAATGCTGCCCCAAGAGCCCGAGCTGGATGAGGACAAGACTGTCAAAGAGATTGTGCAAGAGGGCGTGCAGGAAAAGATTGACCTCCTGAACAAGTACGAAGAAATTAACGCCGCATTTGGCGAACCTGATGCTGACTATGAAGAACTGATCGAAAAGCAGGAGAAGCTACAGGAGCGCATCGAACAGATGGGCGCCTGGGATCTCGACAGCAAACTTGATCAGGCTATGGATGCTCTGCGAACTCCGCCGGGAGATACGTCGGTAGAAGTGCTATCAGGCGGAGAAAAACGCCGTGTAGCGCTATGCCGATTACTGCTGCAAAAACCAGATGTACTGCTTCTGGACGAGCCCACGAACCACCTGGATGCCGAATCAGTGGCATGGCTCGAGGAGCATCTGGATCGCTATGAGGGTACTGTTATCGCAGTAACTCACGATCGCTATTTCCTGGACAACGTGGCGGGCTGGATTCTGGAACTTGATCGCGGCGAAGGGATTCCCTTCGAGGGCAACTACAGCTCGTGGCTGGATCAGAAGAGAAAGCGGCTTTCCCAAGAGGAAAAAGAGGAATCCAAACGACAGAAGACGCTGCAAAAAGAGTTGGAGTGGATTCAACAAAGTCCTAAAGGCAAACAGACAAAGAGTAAAGCACGCATCAAACGATATGAAAAGATGCTCGCGGAAGAGCGTAACAAACAGCGCGAGGATATGGAAATCTTCATTCCCGCTGGTCCGCGGCTGGGTGACAAGGTGATCGAAGCTAATGATGTTTCTAAAGGATACGAAGACCGCCTGCTGATCGAAGAGATGAACTTTAGCCTGCCGCCGGGTGGTATTGTGGGAGTCATTGGTCCCAATGGTGCGGGGAAATCGACCCTGTTCGAGATGATCACCGGCGAAGAAGAGCCCGATAGCGGCACCATAGAAATAGGTGACACTGTAGAGCTAGGCTATGTTAATCAGGATCGTCCGCTGGACCCCGATAAGT from Fodinibius salinus carries:
- a CDS encoding DUF3185 family protein; amino-acid sequence: MKKVISVALLVGGILLLYFGYQEYQSFGSEVNQLFGGSGSDKAIWMLVGGGAATIGGLVGLLRDKPT
- the ettA gene encoding energy-dependent translational throttle protein EttA is translated as MSGQKIIFSMEGVSKVYKPNNKVLDDIYLSFFYGAKIGVIGNNGSGKSTLLDIIAGKEDNYMGKVSRNKGISFGMLPQEPELDEDKTVKEIVQEGVQEKIDLLNKYEEINAAFGEPDADYEELIEKQEKLQERIEQMGAWDLDSKLDQAMDALRTPPGDTSVEVLSGGEKRRVALCRLLLQKPDVLLLDEPTNHLDAESVAWLEEHLDRYEGTVIAVTHDRYFLDNVAGWILELDRGEGIPFEGNYSSWLDQKRKRLSQEEKEESKRQKTLQKELEWIQQSPKGKQTKSKARIKRYEKMLAEERNKQREDMEIFIPAGPRLGDKVIEANDVSKGYEDRLLIEEMNFSLPPGGIVGVIGPNGAGKSTLFEMITGEEEPDSGTIEIGDTVELGYVNQDRPLDPDKSIWEEISGGKDFVNLGNREMNSRAYTARFNFSGSDQQKLCREISGGERNRVHLAKMLKQEANVLLLDEPTNDLDVHTLRALEEALLDFAGCAVVISHDRWFLDRISTHMLAFEGNSQVYWFHGNYSEYEENRKERLGSRYHPERVQYKKLMRD
- a CDS encoding amino acid permease produces the protein MSNQQEEGSTLQQKVDERESTEQQKYGTFGGVFVPTLLTILGVILFLRQGWVIGNAGLLGGWMIITLAFVIVSFTALSMSCITTNIRIEAGGAYSIISQSLGLEVGGSVGVPLYLAQTFAITMYIFGFREGWLYIFPDHYAIVVDIAVFAVLFLVAFLSAKLAFRIQYIILAVIVGALISVGATVFTGAMEHSIQWWGSYPGAAENDFQGVSFWVVFAVLFPAATGIMAGANMSGELKNPKKSIPLGTLSAIAISYVIYMASGYWMARVAPVDELVSNYNVMIDYALWAPAVLGGLLGATFSSALASIVGAPRILQALGEHKIFPGGDMFAKLAENGEPRNAILLTGGLVLATLLLRDLNTIAPLITMFFLITYMMINMVVFIEQRMDMISFRPTFRIPKFVPLLGTVGCLFTMFIINSTFGLVALGFVLVTYLYLSNRRLKVPYGDMRSGLFVSLAEWAAKRVSSLPEENERAWKANLLVPVRSSRELRGNFSLIRNLTYPKGSVKLVGISDDKNNSDFRDSLMDFEMSFSRENIYSRWSVIDSGNFKEGVLNSLQTLQGTFFRPNILFLRLPAHKQYDEEILSLINQARLNNMGIQLYVEDTIAQLGRSETINVWIHEQGPDWDLSMELGNMDLALLTAYKLKVNWGAQMRVITIVDEPQVEEAYRYLENLLDVARIPDATPHVEIGTFQGIMEDAPQADLNLMGLPEKPDLDDLRSYVEKTQSACVFVADSGKENILA